One genomic segment of Pseudonocardia sp. T1-2H includes these proteins:
- the rpoB gene encoding DNA-directed RNA polymerase subunit beta: MAVSRATVTTATPGNAVSANPSFPGAPTRVSFAKIREPLEVPDLLDLQIQSFQWLVGDEAWFQRRIDAGDENPVGGLEEILTEISPIEDFSGSMSLSFSDPRFDEVKASVEECRDKDMTYGAPLFVTAEFTNNTTGEIKSQTVFMGDFPVMTDKGTFIINGTERVVVSQLVRSPGVYFDHNIDKTTEKDVYSVKVIPSRGAWLEFDVDKRDTVGVRIDRKRRQPVTVLLKALGWTTEQIQERFGFSETILATLEKDHTAGQDEALLDIYRKLRPGEPPTRESAQTLLENLFFKDKRYDLAKVGRYKINKKLGLSEPPALGTLTEEDIATTIEYLVRLHAGETMMAAPGKPGEEIPVETDDIDHFGNRRLRTVGELIQNQVRVGLSRMERVVRERMTTQDVEAITPQTLINIRPVVAAIKEFFGTSQLSQFMDQHNPLAGLTHKRRLSALGPGGLSRERAGFEVRDVHPSHYGRMCPIETPEGPNIGLIGSLSTFAQVNPFGFIQTPYRKVVEGRVTEQIDYLTADEEDRFVIAQANAPLHEDGSFTEDRVLVRRKGGEVDLIPPTGVEYIDVSPRQMVSVATALIPFLEHDDANRALMGANMQRQSVPLLRSESPLVGTGMELRAAVDAGDVVVTEKAGVVEELCADYITIMADEGTRQTYRLNKFRRSNQGTCNNQKPIVDEGQRVEVGQVLADGPCTENGEMALGKNLLVAIMPWEGHNYEDAIILSQRLVQDDVLTSIHIEEHEIDARDTKLGAEEITRDIPNVSEEVLADLDERGIIRIGAEVQPGDILVGKVTPKGETELTPEERLLRAIFGEKAREVRDTSLKVPHGENGKVIGIRVFSRDDDDELAPGVNELVRVYVAQKRKISDGDKLAGRHGNKGVIGKILPAEDMPFLPDGTPVDIILNTHGVPRRMNIGQVLETHLGWIAKSGWEIEGRPEWASKMPDELLSVPAGTNTAVPVFDGAKENEITGLLGSTRPNRDGERMVGPDGKAQLFDGRSGEPYPFPVAVGYMYILKLAHLVDDKIHARSTGPYSMITQQPLGGKAQFGGQRFGEMECWAMQAYGAAYTLQELLTIKSDDVVGRVKVYEAIVKGENIPEPGIPESFKVLLKELQSLCLNVEVLSSDGAAIEMRDTDDEDLERAAANLGINLSSRPGSDSMTVDDVVN; this comes from the coding sequence TTGGCTGTCTCCCGCGCCACCGTGACCACTGCGACCCCCGGCAACGCCGTCTCGGCGAACCCGAGCTTCCCTGGCGCACCCACCCGTGTCTCCTTCGCGAAGATCCGTGAGCCCCTGGAGGTGCCTGACCTCCTCGATCTCCAGATCCAGTCGTTCCAGTGGCTGGTCGGCGACGAGGCCTGGTTCCAGCGGCGGATCGACGCCGGCGACGAGAACCCGGTCGGAGGTCTCGAGGAGATCCTGACGGAGATCTCTCCGATCGAGGACTTCTCCGGGTCGATGTCGCTGTCCTTCTCCGACCCGCGCTTCGACGAGGTCAAGGCCTCCGTCGAGGAGTGCCGGGACAAGGACATGACCTACGGGGCCCCGCTGTTCGTCACCGCGGAGTTCACCAACAACACCACCGGCGAGATCAAGAGCCAGACGGTGTTCATGGGTGACTTCCCGGTGATGACCGACAAGGGCACCTTCATCATCAACGGCACCGAGCGAGTCGTGGTGTCGCAGCTGGTGCGGTCCCCGGGTGTCTACTTCGACCACAACATCGACAAGACGACCGAGAAGGACGTCTACTCGGTCAAGGTCATCCCGAGCCGCGGTGCGTGGCTCGAGTTCGACGTCGACAAGCGCGACACCGTCGGCGTCCGCATCGACCGCAAGCGCCGCCAGCCGGTCACCGTGCTGCTGAAGGCGCTCGGCTGGACGACCGAGCAGATCCAGGAGCGTTTCGGGTTCTCCGAGACGATCCTCGCCACCCTGGAGAAGGACCACACCGCCGGCCAGGACGAGGCGCTGCTCGACATCTACCGCAAGCTGCGCCCGGGCGAGCCCCCCACGCGGGAGAGCGCCCAGACACTCCTGGAGAACCTGTTCTTCAAGGACAAGCGCTACGACCTCGCCAAGGTCGGCCGCTACAAGATCAACAAGAAGCTCGGCCTCAGCGAGCCGCCCGCCTTGGGCACGCTCACCGAGGAGGACATCGCCACCACCATCGAGTACCTCGTCCGGCTGCACGCCGGCGAGACCATGATGGCGGCGCCCGGTAAGCCGGGCGAGGAGATCCCGGTCGAGACCGACGACATCGACCACTTCGGCAACCGTCGCCTGCGCACGGTCGGCGAGCTCATCCAGAACCAGGTCCGCGTGGGCCTGTCCCGGATGGAGCGCGTCGTCCGCGAGCGGATGACCACGCAGGACGTCGAGGCCATCACGCCGCAGACCCTGATCAACATCCGGCCCGTCGTGGCCGCGATCAAGGAGTTCTTCGGCACCTCGCAGCTGTCCCAGTTCATGGACCAGCACAACCCGCTGGCCGGCCTGACGCACAAGCGGCGTCTGTCCGCGCTGGGCCCGGGTGGTCTGTCCCGTGAGCGGGCGGGCTTCGAGGTCCGCGACGTCCACCCCAGCCACTACGGCCGGATGTGCCCGATCGAGACCCCGGAAGGCCCGAACATCGGCCTGATCGGGTCGCTGTCGACGTTCGCGCAGGTCAACCCGTTCGGCTTCATCCAGACGCCGTACCGCAAGGTCGTCGAGGGCCGGGTCACCGAGCAGATCGACTACCTGACCGCCGACGAGGAGGACCGCTTCGTCATCGCGCAGGCCAACGCGCCGCTGCACGAGGATGGCTCCTTCACCGAGGACCGCGTCCTGGTCCGTCGCAAGGGCGGCGAGGTCGACCTGATCCCGCCGACGGGCGTCGAGTACATCGACGTGTCGCCGCGCCAGATGGTGTCGGTCGCGACGGCGCTGATCCCGTTCCTCGAGCACGACGACGCGAACCGCGCCCTGATGGGCGCGAACATGCAGCGTCAGTCCGTCCCGCTGCTCCGCAGCGAGTCGCCGCTGGTCGGCACGGGCATGGAGCTGCGCGCCGCGGTCGACGCGGGCGATGTCGTCGTCACCGAGAAGGCGGGTGTCGTCGAGGAGCTCTGCGCCGACTACATCACGATCATGGCCGACGAGGGCACCCGGCAGACGTACCGGCTGAACAAGTTCCGCCGGTCGAACCAGGGCACCTGCAACAACCAGAAGCCGATCGTGGACGAGGGGCAGCGGGTCGAGGTGGGCCAGGTGCTCGCCGACGGACCCTGCACCGAGAACGGCGAGATGGCCCTGGGCAAGAACCTGCTCGTGGCGATCATGCCGTGGGAGGGCCACAACTACGAGGACGCGATCATCCTCTCGCAGCGCCTGGTGCAGGACGACGTGCTCACGTCGATCCACATCGAGGAGCACGAGATCGACGCCCGGGACACCAAGCTCGGCGCCGAGGAGATCACCCGGGACATCCCGAACGTCTCCGAGGAGGTCCTCGCGGACCTGGACGAGCGCGGCATCATCCGGATCGGCGCCGAGGTCCAGCCCGGCGACATCCTGGTCGGCAAGGTCACGCCCAAGGGCGAGACGGAGCTGACCCCGGAGGAGCGCCTGCTCCGCGCGATCTTCGGTGAGAAGGCGCGCGAGGTGCGCGACACGTCGCTGAAGGTCCCGCACGGCGAGAACGGCAAGGTCATCGGCATCCGGGTCTTCTCCCGGGACGACGACGACGAGCTGGCGCCGGGGGTCAACGAGCTGGTCCGCGTCTACGTGGCCCAGAAGCGCAAGATCTCCGACGGCGACAAGCTCGCCGGGCGGCACGGCAACAAGGGCGTCATCGGCAAGATCCTCCCCGCCGAGGACATGCCCTTCCTGCCGGACGGCACGCCGGTCGACATCATCCTGAACACCCACGGTGTTCCGCGACGGATGAACATCGGCCAGGTCCTGGAGACCCACCTCGGGTGGATCGCCAAGTCCGGCTGGGAGATCGAGGGCCGGCCCGAATGGGCGTCGAAGATGCCCGACGAGCTCCTCTCCGTGCCCGCCGGCACGAACACCGCGGTGCCGGTGTTCGACGGCGCGAAGGAGAACGAGATCACCGGGCTGCTCGGCTCGACGCGGCCCAACCGCGACGGCGAGCGCATGGTCGGTCCGGACGGCAAGGCGCAGCTCTTCGACGGGCGCTCCGGCGAGCCGTACCCGTTCCCGGTCGCGGTCGGCTACATGTACATCCTGAAGCTGGCCCACCTGGTGGACGACAAGATCCACGCGCGCTCCACGGGTCCGTACTCGATGATCACCCAGCAGCCGCTCGGCGGTAAGGCCCAGTTCGGTGGCCAGCGCTTCGGTGAGATGGAGTGCTGGGCGATGCAGGCGTACGGCGCCGCCTACACCCTGCAGGAACTGCTCACCATCAAGTCCGACGACGTGGTGGGCCGGGTCAAGGTCTACGAGGCCATCGTCAAGGGGGAGAACATCCCCGAGCCGGGCATCCCCGAGTCGTTCAAGGTGCTGCTGAAGGAGCTTCAGTCGCTCTGCCTGAACGTCGAGGTGCTGTCCAGCGACGGCGCGGCGATCGAGATGCGCGACACCGACGACGAGGACCTCGAGCGGGCCGCGGCGAACCTGGGCATCAACCTGTCCAGCCGCCCCGGATCCGACTCGATGACCGTCGACGACGTCGTCAACTGA
- a CDS encoding cyclase family protein yields the protein MTEVPAMKDLLGADAPSNWGKWGPDDELGCLNYLDAGEVLRGVRHIKSGEVFTLQIQMGRTDGPGDPLWPGREGIQRRNELDESTWDGPDAPAFPGGLHYADDTARIFLQGSTQYDALGHVWYDGKLWNGYDARTTIGAMEKASVLPIAEKGIVGRGVLIDMARHRGKQWLDKGETFDHTDLEAAAKNQGVEIEPHDVLVVRTGWMKYWYELNDPKAFYDGFIEPGLTYSRELVEWFQQREIPNLVTDTIANEVTSDPNSGVALPLHCALMRNLGVTLTEIAWLDDLADACAADNRWSFLYAAAPLKVVNGTGAPVNPLAIR from the coding sequence ATGACCGAAGTCCCCGCCATGAAGGACCTGCTGGGCGCGGACGCCCCGAGCAACTGGGGCAAGTGGGGGCCCGACGACGAGCTGGGTTGCCTCAACTACCTCGACGCGGGCGAGGTGCTGCGCGGGGTGCGGCACATCAAGTCCGGCGAGGTCTTCACGCTGCAGATCCAGATGGGCCGCACGGACGGCCCCGGGGACCCGCTCTGGCCCGGCCGCGAGGGCATCCAGCGGCGGAACGAGCTCGACGAGAGCACCTGGGACGGCCCGGACGCCCCGGCCTTCCCGGGCGGGCTGCACTACGCCGACGACACCGCCCGGATCTTCCTGCAGGGCTCCACGCAGTACGACGCGCTCGGCCACGTCTGGTACGACGGCAAGCTGTGGAACGGCTACGACGCCCGCACCACGATCGGCGCGATGGAGAAGGCCTCGGTCCTGCCGATCGCCGAGAAGGGCATCGTCGGCCGCGGCGTGCTGATCGACATGGCCCGCCACCGCGGCAAGCAGTGGCTGGACAAGGGCGAGACCTTCGACCACACCGACCTCGAGGCCGCCGCGAAGAACCAGGGCGTCGAGATCGAGCCGCACGACGTCCTCGTCGTCCGCACCGGGTGGATGAAGTACTGGTACGAGCTCAACGACCCGAAGGCCTTCTACGACGGCTTCATCGAGCCGGGCCTGACGTACTCGCGCGAGCTGGTCGAGTGGTTCCAGCAGCGGGAGATCCCGAACCTGGTCACCGACACCATCGCCAACGAGGTCACCTCCGACCCGAACTCGGGCGTGGCGCTGCCGCTGCACTGCGCGCTGATGCGCAACCTCGGCGTCACCCTCACCGAGATCGCCTGGCTCGACGACCTCGCCGACGCGTGCGCCGCCGACAACCGCTGGAGCTTCCTCTACGCCGCCGCCCCGCTCAAGGTCGTCAACGGCACCGGTGCGCCCGTCAACCCGCTCGCCATCCGCTGA